The Triticum aestivum cultivar Chinese Spring chromosome 3A, IWGSC CS RefSeq v2.1, whole genome shotgun sequence genome includes a region encoding these proteins:
- the LOC125752051 gene encoding uncharacterized LOC125752051, which translates to MHQQQMSPAAFPGFGAANPMAAVAAANPFLAMQLFGQAQQLQNLGYLAAAALQQQQHQQHHHHQPQQQQNPFLPGGFPPNPNQFGAFSGPQAGFNGGGVFRPGGAGLAGPRPPLPMMGAAWNGGSGGSGVGVNGPPRPALNVDGKDRNSSGGVGQVNQTNNKSDGISHVASENGVRNNAADQKSRFNPGRDGKDGRQFGPSGGRGRGDSRGGGQFNPSGGRGRGDSRGGGQFSPSGGRGRGDGRDGRFSPSGGRGRGRNFNQGRGRGRNDWREGKCNFTSSDSPISGDCHIDSPASEGVRKRPPIIYDKKEVKQWVQARKKNYPTSANINKKLCQSQLDEQKKDEEAQMRRRELKEVIAKQKELGLELPELPPGYLSDTEGQPRGRQGNEKESNWKTRQGGGRFGNRGRGRGRGRGRDNKRQRSDDREDFQSKRPRERNNNSRRHDGGAMTKSREPTLLQKLLNSDIKRDRHRLLHTFKFMALNNFFKDWPAKPLEFPIVKVDQIELGSDIDEEDSDDDLPDAETAKDCSLGLKENGDQPESSSSDEEDESEDGDEADDKGADTEITEKVSDEDSDAEQCEEGFSDFSA; encoded by the exons ATGCACCAGCAGCAGATGAGCCCCGCCGCCTTCCCCGGCTTCGGCGCCGCCAAccccatggcggcggtggcggcggccaacCCCTTCCTCGCGATGCAACTCTTCGGCCAGGCGCAGCAGCTCCAGAACCTCGgctacctcgccgccgccgcgctccagcagcagcagcaccaacaacaccaccaccaccaaccgcaaCAGCAGCAAAATCCCTTCTTGCCGGGAGGCTTCCCGCCGAACCCCAATCAGTTCGGGGCCTTCTCTGGCCCTCAGGCCGGCTTCAACGGCGGCGGCGTGTTCCGGCCTGGTGGTGCTGGGTTGGCCGGGCCTCGGCCGCCCCTGCCGATGATGGGCGCTGCCTGGAATggtggcagcggcggcagcggtgtCGGGGTGAACGGCCCGCCGAGGCCTGCGCTGAACGTTGATGGGAAAGATCGGAACAGTAGTGGAGGGGTCGGTCAG GTAAACCAAACTAATAACAAATCAGATGGCATCTCTCATGTTGCCTCTGAAAATGGTGTGAGGAATAATGCAGCAGATCAGAAATCCCGATTTAACCCTGGAAGAGATGGTAAGGATGGAAGGCAGTTTGGTCCATCTGGTGGAAGAGGGAGAGGAGATAGTAGGGGTGGAGGGCAATTCAATCCATCTGGTGGAAGGGGGAGAGGAGATAGTAGGGGTGGAGGGCAATTCAGTCCATCTGGTGGAAGGGGAAGAGGAGATGGTAGGGATGGACGGTTTAGCCCATCTGGTggcagggggagagggagaaatTTTAATCAAGGCCGTGGAAGAG gaagaaaTGACTGGAGAGAAGGAAAATGTAATTTTACAAGTAGTGACAGTCCAATATCAGGAGATTGTCACATTGACAGCCCAGCATCTGAAGGAGTTCGAAA GCGCCCTCCTATCATTTATGACAAAAAAGAAGTTAAACAGTGGGTTCAAGCACGCAAGAAAAACTACCCTACAAGTGCCAACATAAACAAG AAGTTGTGTCAGAGTCAATTGGATGAgcaaaagaaagatgaagaggccCAAATGCGCCGCCGG GAACTCAAGGAAGTTATAGCAAAGCAGAAGGAATTGGGTTTGGAACTCCCTGAACTACCACCTGGCTATCTGTCTGACACTGAGGGTCAACCCAGGGGACGTCAAGGCAATGAAAAGGAAAGTAATTGGAAGACTCGACAGGGGGGTGGTCGTTTTGGAAACCGAGGGCGTGGCCGTGGTCGGGGCCGTGGCCGTGACAATAAGCGACAGAGGTCTGACGACAGAGAAGATTTTCAGTCTAAAAGACCGAGGGAGAGGAACAACAATAGTCGTCGTCATGATGGTGGTGCGATGACCAAGAGTAGGGAACCAACCCTCTTGCAGAAGCTTCTTAACTCTGATATCAAGAGGGACAGGCACAGGCTTCTGCACACGTTCAAATTCATGGCCTTGAACAATTTCTTCAAGGACTGGCCTGCTAAGCCGCTGGAGTTCCCTATTGTCAAGGTGGACCAGATAGAGCTTGGAAGTGATATTGACGAGGAAGACTCAGATGATGACTTGCCGGATGCCGAGACGGCCAAGGACTGCAGCCTCGGTTTGAAGGAAAACGGTGATCAGCCGGAATCGAGCTCCAGCGATGAGGAGGATGAAAGTGAGGACGGCGACGAAGCTGACGACAAGGGTGCTGATACTGAAATAACCGAAAAGGTTTCAGATGAGGATTCCGACGCAGAGCAATGCGAAGAAGGTTTCTCAGATTTCTCAGCCTGA
- the LOC123062390 gene encoding non-specific lipid transfer protein GPI-anchored 12, translated as MATLRRCSGLLLAVVAVALAAGMAAAQGPAGAPAPAAGFSSECMTAVLNMSDCLPYVESGSKTRHPDTACCPELDGLLQSNPVCLCQLLAGGADSYGISVDYKRAMALPGVCRLTAPPLSACAAFGVPVGPSSAPLTGVSPSATGPQMPENPPSATPSKSKSHAPGRLTGRGLVALAALPLAITAAAMF; from the exons ATGGCGACTCTGCGGCGGTGCTCCGGGCTGCTGCtcgcggtggtggcggtggcgctggcggcggggatggcggcggcgcaggggccggccggcgcgccggcgccggcggccgggtTCAGCTCGGAGTGCATGACCGCGGTGCTCAACATGTCCGACTGCCTGCCGTACGTGGAGAGCGGGAGCAAGACGCGGCACCCGGACACGGCCTGCTGCCCGGAGCTGGACGGCCTGCTGCAGTCCAACCCCGTCTGCCTCTGCCAGCTGCTCGCCGGCGGCGCCGACTCCTACGGCATCAGCGTCGACTACAAGCGCGCCATGGCGCTGCCCGGCGTCTGCCGCCTCACCGCGCCGCCCCTCAGCGCCTGCGCAG CTTTTGGAGTCCCCGTGGGGCCTTCTTCGGCGCCATTAACAGGAGTCTCTCCATCCGCTACAGGGCCACAGATGCCTG AGAACCCGCCATCCGCAACGCCGTCCAAGTCCAAGTCCCACGCCCCGGGCCGCCTCACCGGCCGCGGCCTAGTCGCCCTCGCCGCGCTGCCGCTGGCGATCACGGCCGCCGCCATGTTTTAG